Proteins encoded within one genomic window of Lysinibacillus louembei:
- a CDS encoding sporulation transcriptional regulator SpoIIID, whose protein sequence is MHEHIRRRCVQLGELLIETKETVRTLAKMTGYSKSTVHKDLTERLILINEPLAQEVKKVLAYHKSVRHLRGGEATKKKWQSKQHEQST, encoded by the coding sequence GTGCACGAACATATTCGGCGTCGTTGTGTTCAGCTAGGGGAGTTGCTTATCGAAACTAAAGAAACAGTCCGCACTTTAGCTAAAATGACAGGCTATTCTAAAAGTACTGTGCACAAAGATTTAACGGAAAGGCTTATTCTAATCAATGAGCCACTTGCACAGGAAGTCAAGAAAGTTTTAGCCTATCATAAATCCGTCCGGCATTTGCGGGGCGGAGAGGCAACAAAGAAAAAATGGCAATCGAAGCAACACGAACAAAGCACCTAG
- a CDS encoding M23 family metallopeptidase, with protein MREEKNLKPSPKNLQQKPWFWPAIYAGIALAIIALMFSYNVLVTKKEENLLTETVAKEEIPEQQQPIIETNATQENLKYPFDEAYLEELTILQDFYDFSADAKTRENALLVFKQTFSTSSGMSLAINSEPFEVLAAMSGVVTKVKMDAFTGNMITVEHANGLETRYSSVTDIVVKEGDEVVQGQPLATTTENDWNPTAGIHLHFEVLENGEAINPRKLLAF; from the coding sequence ATGCGAGAGGAAAAAAATTTAAAACCTTCTCCGAAAAATTTACAACAAAAGCCATGGTTTTGGCCAGCTATTTATGCGGGTATTGCACTCGCGATAATTGCACTTATGTTTAGTTACAATGTGCTAGTTACGAAAAAGGAAGAGAATCTTCTAACAGAAACAGTGGCAAAGGAAGAGATTCCAGAGCAGCAACAACCGATTATTGAAACAAATGCAACGCAAGAAAATTTGAAATATCCATTCGATGAAGCATACTTAGAGGAATTGACAATTTTACAAGATTTCTATGATTTCTCTGCGGATGCAAAAACGCGTGAAAATGCACTGCTTGTCTTTAAGCAAACATTTTCGACATCGTCTGGCATGTCGCTTGCTATTAACAGTGAGCCATTTGAAGTGCTTGCTGCAATGAGCGGTGTCGTAACAAAGGTCAAAATGGATGCGTTCACAGGTAATATGATTACAGTGGAGCATGCAAACGGTTTAGAAACGCGCTATAGCTCTGTTACAGACATCGTTGTTAAAGAGGGCGATGAGGTTGTTCAAGGGCAACCGTTAGCGACAACAACTGAAAATGATTGGAACCCGACAGCGGGAATTCATTTGCATTTTGAAGTGTTGGAAAATGGTGAAGCAATAAATCCAAGAAAATTGCTTGCATTCTAA
- the spoIID gene encoding stage II sporulation protein D → MKKNLLLIIIVICMLFTVPLLYYKKPKPVAEPCEILITIEGVAKSIPLEHYLIGVVAAEMPASFHPAALQAQAIAARTYVIRNTDYGKKAIKPTTAHQVFIDEKARQQKWLTAFAQYESKITEAVKTTTGQIILYKEEPISAMFHASSNGVTESAENYGGQDIPYLQSVASPEENSETVKMTVNELNAKLQTNWTQEDFLNLQLERNSSGRVQTVKGKKNFSGREFRELLQLRSTDFMMMEEGNDIVIATKGYGHGVGMSQYGANELANNDATAQQILTHYYPQTTIGNVCTKK, encoded by the coding sequence ATGAAAAAAAACCTACTACTCATCATTATTGTGATATGTATGTTGTTTACTGTGCCGCTTCTTTATTACAAAAAGCCAAAGCCAGTAGCGGAGCCATGCGAAATTTTAATTACCATTGAAGGCGTAGCTAAGAGCATACCGCTAGAGCACTATTTAATCGGTGTTGTTGCTGCGGAAATGCCCGCTAGCTTTCATCCAGCCGCATTACAAGCACAAGCAATTGCCGCACGCACATATGTAATACGTAATACAGACTACGGAAAAAAAGCAATTAAGCCAACAACAGCACATCAAGTATTTATCGATGAAAAAGCGCGGCAGCAAAAGTGGTTAACTGCCTTTGCGCAGTACGAAAGTAAAATAACAGAGGCTGTAAAAACGACAACAGGACAAATTATACTATATAAAGAAGAACCAATTTCAGCAATGTTTCATGCCTCATCAAATGGAGTAACAGAATCAGCAGAAAATTATGGTGGACAGGATATACCTTATTTACAATCTGTAGCATCACCTGAAGAAAACAGCGAAACAGTTAAAATGACGGTAAATGAATTAAATGCCAAGCTGCAAACAAATTGGACACAGGAGGATTTTTTAAATTTACAGCTTGAGCGAAATAGCTCAGGTCGTGTGCAAACAGTAAAAGGTAAAAAAAATTTTAGTGGACGTGAATTTAGAGAGCTTTTACAATTGCGTTCAACCGATTTTATGATGATGGAGGAAGGCAATGACATTGTCATTGCAACGAAAGGCTATGGGCACGGAGTTGGAATGAGTCAATACGGTGCAAATGAATTAGCTAACAATGATGCTACAGCACAACAAATACTTACGCACTACTACCCACAAACGACAATTGGCAATGTTTGTACAAAAAAATAA